CTTTTATTTACATCCATTGATAGAGGTTAACCGGACGTCCAACTTGACCATACTCTATCGTGACAATAACCTTCTTTTGTTTCACTAAAAACTCCAAATACCTTCTTGCTGTTACTCTCGCAATTCCGACTCCATCAGCTACCTCTTCGGCTGATAGTGGCGAATTCTTCCCTTCAATAAAAGAAGAAACAGTTTGTAACGTTTGGGGGTTTAATCCCTTTGGCAAATGGTTACCGTATGATGGATGTTGTTGATTTTTTCCTAATACCATTTGATCGATATCATGTTGAACAAGCTGGTCCTTTGTTAAATTCATTTTATACGCTCTGTACTTCTCAAGTGATTGTTTTAACCGTTCAAATTTGAATGGTTTCACTATATAATCGATGACCCCCAGCCGAAACATTTGCTTAACAGTATCTGGATCATTAGCAGCTGTAATTGCAATCACGTCGATATCCACATTCTCCATTCTCAGTTTAGATAATGTCTCCAATCCATCTTGATTGGGCATATAAATATCTAGCAATAGTAAATCCGGATTCGTCTCTACAATTTTTTCGAACCCTTCATTCCCCGTCCTTGCTAATGAGCATACTTGAAATGAAGGTATTTTTTCGATAAATAATTTGTTTACCTCCTGAACCATTGGATCATCTTCTATTAGCATTACTCTGATTGTTTCATTCATCATGCATTCCTCCGGTCATTGGAATAACTACTTTCACAACAGTCCCCTCACCTAAAGAAGATTGTATGGTAATAGAACCATTCGCCTTCTCCACTGTGTTCTTTATTAAGTGAAGTCCTAGCCCTGACCCTTCATTGCCTTTCGTCGTAAAACCTTTTTGGTAAACTGCCTGTAAATCTTCGTCACGTATTCCGATACCGTTATCTTGAACGATTAAAGTTAAATTCTCCCTTTCTGTTATGGATACATCCACGACCTTCGATTTGTAAGTGCTCTTTTGTACAGCATATAAAGCATTCTCTAGTAAATTGCCGATTACAACGACTAAATCATGTTCATCTACTAAAGGGGGCAAGGAATGAAGTGAACTATCCGGATGAATGGATACTTTTACATCCATTTCTTTTCCACGTCGTATTTTTCCTAAAAGTAGCCCTGAAACACTCTCGTAACTGATACGCTTTGTTAAAAAAGAGACTAAGTTCATGTTTTCTTCTGTCGAATGGAAGATATATTGTAGTGCCTTCTCTTTTTCATCTAGTTGAATCAGTCCTGCAATTGTATGTAATCGATTTTGATGCTCATGATTTTGAACGCGAAGAGCTTCGACAAACCCTTTAACACCTGTTAATTCTTCTGCTACTTTTGTGATTTCAGTCCGATCTTGAAAAATAGCGACATTTCCAACGATGCGGCCGTTTACCTTTATTGAAACTTTGGAAACAAAAATAACTTTATGGTTAATCCTTACTTCCTCATTAAAAACATCCTCTTTTTGACAAAGAATATGAACAAGTCGAGAATCATGTAAAATTTCATTAATTCCCTTCCCTTCCAATTCCCCATCCACAGCTAAAAGCTCTTTAGCTTTTTCATTAAACACGGTTATTTGATTCAAGGAATTAACGGCAATAATCCCTTCATTGATCGCTTGAAACACTGCCGTTCGTTCTACTAATAGCTTGCCAATTTCATAAGGCTCCAAATTGAACGTGTCTTCTTTTATTTTCCTCGCTAATAGCCAAGAGCCGATGATGCCAAACAAAGAAACGAGACCTGTTGTAATCATTAATTCGTTTTTAATACTGTTGATAATTTCAGCAACTGACGGCATCAACATTCCTACAATCACAACACCAACTTGCCTTTGATCCCCGTCCATTATCGGAACAAATCCTCGAATGGCAATCCCTTTTTCACCTTTCGCTTTACTCACATAACTGTGTTCCGCAAACGCAGGTCCTTCGTCCTTTCCAGAAGATACAGTTCCTAGTTGCTTAGGGGATGGGTGCGAATAACGAATTCGATTCATATTAAGGACGACGATATAATCCGAACCATTTACCGTTCTTATTTGTTCGACAACTGGCTGGATTTCCTTCCATCCTTCTGGTTCGTGAATTTGCTCTTGAACAATCGGTAATTGTGCAACCGTTCTTGCCATAACTAAAGCTTGATTCCCTAATTCATTTTCTTTTATACCAATGGCCTTTCCTATGAAAATAACTGTAGCAATTAATAGAGTAAAAGCTACTACTCCGAAGGATAAAAGTGTCATTTTCCATTGAATTGGAATATGATGTCGTTTCATCACCATAACCTTCCCTTCATTCCCTCCATATTGTACCATGAAAGAAACGAATGTTCCGAAAATTCAGAGGGTGGATTGTGATGAAAAAACTCGTATTAATCAGTTTAATCGTTTGTTCAGGTGTGTTAGCAGCCTATTCAATTGGCTTTCAACATACTAAAGTTGTTGAATATGATGACGAACAAGAAAAATTAGATGATCAAATTGTTATTAAAGTTAGTCACGTAACAGCTGAAAACACGCCAAAAGGTAGAGCCATAAGATACTTTAAAAATCTCGTGGAGCTTAAATCTAATAA
This genomic window from Bacillus kexueae contains:
- a CDS encoding response regulator, which gives rise to MMNETIRVMLIEDDPMVQEVNKLFIEKIPSFQVCSLARTGNEGFEKIVETNPDLLLLDIYMPNQDGLETLSKLRMENVDIDVIAITAANDPDTVKQMFRLGVIDYIVKPFKFERLKQSLEKYRAYKMNLTKDQLVQHDIDQMVLGKNQQHPSYGNHLPKGLNPQTLQTVSSFIEGKNSPLSAEEVADGVGIARVTARRYLEFLVKQKKVIVTIEYGQVGRPVNLYQWM
- a CDS encoding ATP-binding protein, whose amino-acid sequence is MKRHHIPIQWKMTLLSFGVVAFTLLIATVIFIGKAIGIKENELGNQALVMARTVAQLPIVQEQIHEPEGWKEIQPVVEQIRTVNGSDYIVVLNMNRIRYSHPSPKQLGTVSSGKDEGPAFAEHSYVSKAKGEKGIAIRGFVPIMDGDQRQVGVVIVGMLMPSVAEIINSIKNELMITTGLVSLFGIIGSWLLARKIKEDTFNLEPYEIGKLLVERTAVFQAINEGIIAVNSLNQITVFNEKAKELLAVDGELEGKGINEILHDSRLVHILCQKEDVFNEEVRINHKVIFVSKVSIKVNGRIVGNVAIFQDRTEITKVAEELTGVKGFVEALRVQNHEHQNRLHTIAGLIQLDEKEKALQYIFHSTEENMNLVSFLTKRISYESVSGLLLGKIRRGKEMDVKVSIHPDSSLHSLPPLVDEHDLVVVIGNLLENALYAVQKSTYKSKVVDVSITERENLTLIVQDNGIGIRDEDLQAVYQKGFTTKGNEGSGLGLHLIKNTVEKANGSITIQSSLGEGTVVKVVIPMTGGMHDE